In the genome of Hevea brasiliensis isolate MT/VB/25A 57/8 chromosome 14, ASM3005281v1, whole genome shotgun sequence, the window aaattgaacaagAAAATCCCTTCCTTTTCTTACCTTTACGTATTGCAAAGAAGACTTGATGCTAGGTTTGTTTGGGCTTGGGCTTCACCCATCACGAGATTTCTAGAAGTTTGgtctataaaattttcataatcattttttctataaaagatatttttttatatctATCACTATTCACTCACTAGCAGATGGAGTTCGAATCCTACTTCTCCAATCTCCCTATCCAAAAAAACAAAATAGACAATGTATTCTTATTATCATtgtatcaaaattaattatttaactaaaaaataaatgcaaatttATAAGAAACTgtgattattattaaaaattataaattaatgtatgaatatctataataatattttattttaactctaaaatttaaaacaaaaatccATTGAGTGATTATTCAAGAcactttatatattaaaaaaaaataattttagtactCATACACACACACAAACCCTTTCGatcttttattaattattaaatcttTTACTAATTATTAGGGATGGTAATTAGTAGATATTCATAAAAATCTTTTACTCTAGTAAAATCATTCATTGATttgaaaaaaagtaaaaattattttattgttgCCTCTCTTTCTCCTGCTGCTACCTTTACGGTAGTCTTCTATTCCTCACCAGGCAcaccttattttattttctcacctGGCCATTGTGCCTTTGTTACTTCAGTATCTAAAATTCAAGAGCCTGTTACTTATCTTCAAGCAATAAATAACAACAATTGGATTGAGGCTATGAATCAAGAATTGCAGGCTTTGGAGAAAAATGACACTTGGGAACTTTGTGAGTTACTTAAAGGGAAGAAGGCTAGAGGTTCAAAGTGGGTTTTTAAAGTCAATACAAACCAGATGGAGAAGCTGATAGATATAAGGCCCGCTTAGTTGCTAAAGGGTACAATTAGATAGAGGGACTTGATTTCAAGGAGCGATTTAGTCCTGTGGCTAAAATTGtcactgtcaaaatttttattgccctcacagctgttcagaaatggCCTCTATATCAGTTAGACATTAATAATTCTTTTTAGCATGGTTACTTGGATGAGGAAGTGTATATGAGGCCACCAGATGGATACACCAAGGCATTACTAGGGCAGGTCTATTTGCTAAAACGGTCCCTTTAAGTTTTAAAACAGGCTTCCCTACAATGGAACCTTGACTTTACTTCCTTTTTGCAATCTTTGGGTTTTAAACAATCAGTACATGATCATTATCTCTTTACCCGAACAGATTCAGATGATTTTCTAGCTCTTTTAATCTATGTAGATGAGGTCATCATAACTGGAAACAATTCACAGGCCGCTGACAAAGTCAAATGTGCCCTGCATGATAAATTCAGTATCAAAGACCTTGGTTTCATGAAATATTTCCTTGGTTTGGATGTAGCTCTATCAGAAACTAGTACACTTATCAGCCAAAGGAAATTTATCTTAGATGTTTTGAAGGACACTAGCACGATAGCAGCTAAAGCAGTGTCTATGCCTCTTCCTAAGGGTCTTCAATTAGCACTAGATGATGGAAAGTTATTGACAGATCCTGATAAGTTTGGAAGATTCACTGGGAGACTTTTATATGTGAACATCACCAGGCCTGATATTAATTACTCTGTGCAACATTTGAGTCAGTTCATGGCTGCTCCTATGAATCCCCATTGGGATGCAGCATTACATTTGCTTCGGTATCTCAAGTCTTGTCCTCCTAAGGGACTTTATTTCCCTGTGCATTCTGATCTTAAGCTCAGAGCATTTTGTGATGCAGGTTGGGGTTCTTGTGTATTTTCTTGCAAGTCACTTACAGGGTTTTGCATGTTTCTTGGAGATGCTTTGATTAGTTGGAAAACAAAGAAGCAGAACATTGTTTCTAAAAGTTCTGCTGAAGCTGAATACCGTAGCATGACTGCTACTGTTTGTGAATTATTGTGGATTTCTTATATTGTTTGTGATTTGCAGGTCATTGTTCAGTTTCCCATCTCCTTGAAGTGTGATAATCAAGCAGCTATTCATATAGCTAATGACCCTGTTTTTCATGAAAGGACTAAGAATTTGGACATTGATTGTCACTTGGTTAGGGAACAATTGCAGCGTGGTTTTATTTTGCCTTCTAATGTTTCTTCTGTTCAGCAACTTGCAGATGTGTTTACAAAGCCTTTACTTACTGCTTCTCATCATTCGTTAGTATCCAAGTTGGGTCTCGTGGACCTTCCCCGAGATCCAACTTGAGGAGGGGATATTGGCATAATTGAGAGTTTGTTTGTTCCTGCGAAAAGATAAGTTATTGTTAGCATCTTTTATGTTCATTGACAACTCATGTGAGCAGTAATTTGTTGACTCTGGTTAGCTTCTCCTATAAGATTTGTTCTGTATATAAACTCTTGCATAGTTCATTCAAGAAAATGAGAAATACAGTTTCTCTCTCGATTCTCTGTTTTGATCTAAAAGTTCATAGATCTTTTACAAATTCTTCTATTGTTTTATTTCTATATTCTATTATTGATTTTCATCTAACAAAGTATGACATCAAACTTagattcttttaaaaaaaaaagcatgtgccgaataaaaatattatactatttatagtataattaatgaaaaaaatagaagataaaataaaaaattatatataatgaaGCCATAAATTGAAGTACTATATTAGAATAAACTCGTCTCTTTTA includes:
- the LOC110643469 gene encoding uncharacterized mitochondrial protein AtMg00810-like translates to MNQELQALEKNDTWELCELLKGKKARVHDHYLFTRTDSDDFLALLIYVDEVIITGNNSQAADKVKCALHDKFSIKDLGFMKYFLGLDVALSETSTLISQRKFILDVLKDTSTIAAKAVSMPLPKGLQLALDDGKLLTDPDKFGRFTGRLLYVNITRPDINYSVQHLSQFMAAPMNPHWDAALHLLRYLKSCPPKGLYFPVHSDLKLRAFCDAGWGSCVFSCKSLTGFCMFLGDALISWKTKKQNIVSKSSAEAEYRSMTATVIVQFPISLKCDNQAAIHIANDPVFHERTKNLDIDCHLVREQLQRGFILPSNVSSVQQLADVFTKPLLTASHHSLVSKLGLVDLPRDPT